The proteins below are encoded in one region of Euryarchaeota archaeon:
- a CDS encoding ribosome assembly factor SBDS, producing the protein MVTLEKAIIARLESHGHKFEILVDPDFALKFKESKGKTELSSSEHLAIDAIFKDAKKGDHAGETTVKETFGTNDVAEVAKQILHKGEMQLTTEQRRVLQEQKRKLIVSTIVRNAINPQTGTPHPPLRIENAMDEAKVHVDPFKSVEEQVKEILGHLKPLIPIRFESVKVAVHLPALQAAKAYGLVKGAGTLVREEWQADGSWVGVVEMPAGMQTEFYDRLNEKTGGDNETKLVK; encoded by the coding sequence AGATACTCGTAGACCCGGACTTCGCCCTCAAGTTCAAGGAGTCGAAGGGGAAGACCGAGCTCAGCAGTTCCGAGCATCTTGCCATCGACGCGATCTTCAAGGACGCCAAGAAAGGCGACCACGCCGGCGAAACGACCGTGAAGGAGACGTTCGGGACGAACGACGTGGCCGAGGTGGCAAAGCAGATCCTCCACAAGGGCGAGATGCAACTCACCACCGAGCAGCGCCGCGTGCTCCAGGAGCAGAAGCGCAAACTCATCGTGAGCACCATCGTGCGAAACGCGATCAATCCCCAGACGGGGACACCGCACCCGCCGCTGCGGATCGAGAACGCGATGGACGAGGCGAAGGTCCACGTGGACCCCTTCAAGTCCGTCGAAGAGCAGGTGAAGGAGATCCTCGGCCACTTGAAGCCGCTCATCCCCATCCGCTTCGAATCCGTGAAGGTCGCAGTGCACCTGCCGGCGTTACAGGCCGCGAAGGCCTACGGACTCGTCAAAGGGGCAGGGACGCTCGTCCGCGAGGAATGGCAGGCGGACGGGTCGTGGGTGGGGGTCGTCGAGATGCCGGCCGGTATGCAGACGGAATTCTACGACAGGTTGAACGAGAAGACCGGCGGCGACAACGAGACGAAGCTAGTGAAATGA
- a CDS encoding exosome complex exonuclease Rrp41: protein MKAPEGLKLFDNGRRIDGRRPDELRPIRIDAGVLKRADGSCYLEWGGNKVMAAVYGPREVHPRHDSNPTRAIVRCRYNMAAFSVGERKRPGPDRRSQEISKVTSEALAPVILTQLYPRTAVDIFVEIIEAEAGSRCAGLTAASVALADAGIPMRGLVAACAAGKVDDHVVLDLGREEDNYGDSDMPMAVIPKTGEVVLLQMDGHFTDEQFETAFDLAHRACYEIFELQKDALRRKYKDVVPQGEDEGEEGQEGGFEPVEEPNAAEEIVERER from the coding sequence TTGAAAGCACCAGAAGGATTGAAACTGTTTGACAACGGGCGCAGGATCGACGGACGCCGCCCCGATGAACTGAGACCGATCCGCATCGACGCGGGAGTGTTGAAGCGCGCCGACGGAAGCTGCTACCTCGAATGGGGCGGCAACAAGGTGATGGCCGCGGTCTATGGACCCCGCGAAGTCCACCCGCGCCACGACTCGAACCCGACGAGGGCGATCGTGCGCTGCAGGTACAACATGGCCGCCTTCTCCGTGGGCGAGCGAAAGAGGCCCGGCCCGGACCGGCGTAGCCAGGAGATCAGCAAAGTGACCTCCGAGGCGTTGGCGCCCGTGATCCTCACACAGCTTTACCCCCGCACCGCGGTCGACATCTTCGTGGAGATAATCGAGGCCGAAGCCGGCAGTAGATGCGCGGGCCTTACGGCCGCGAGCGTCGCGCTCGCCGACGCCGGCATCCCCATGCGGGGCCTCGTTGCGGCCTGCGCGGCGGGAAAGGTCGACGACCACGTCGTCTTGGACCTCGGCCGCGAAGAGGACAACTACGGCGACAGCGACATGCCGATGGCGGTGATCCCGAAGACCGGCGAGGTGGTCCTCCTCCAGATGGACGGACACTTCACGGACGAACAGTTCGAGACCGCGTTCGACCTCGCGCACCGCGCGTGCTACGAGATATTCGAATTGCAAAAAGACGCCCTTCGAAGGAAGTACAAGGACGTGGTGCCGCAAGGCGAGGACGAGGGCGAAGAGGGCCAGGAAGGCGGGTTCGAGCCCGTCGAGGAGCCTAACGCGGCCGAAGAGATCGTGGAGCGTGAACGCTGA
- a CDS encoding exosome complex protein Rrp42, with the protein MVESHMVSEIKRDYILQMAKSGKRYDGRAWDEYRPIRIETGIVQQAEGSARVHIGDTEVVVGIKCEIGTPYPDSPNSGVMTTAAEMLPMASPDFEKGPPSQKSIELARVVDRGIRETETIDFDKLCIEPGEKVWMVFIDSHILDYDGNLIDACALGAMAALMTAKVPNMKKGLNIPDVPLPINHWPITCTAMKIGDKIAFDPSLTEDQVGSPRLSVSIDENGDIRAMQKGEEGGFTKEEVKHIIAMSRVKGNDIRRMLQDHVKSL; encoded by the coding sequence ATGGTGGAATCGCACATGGTGAGCGAGATCAAGCGCGACTACATCCTCCAGATGGCCAAGAGCGGCAAGAGGTACGACGGTCGCGCATGGGACGAGTACCGCCCGATACGCATCGAGACCGGCATCGTGCAGCAGGCCGAGGGGTCCGCGCGCGTCCATATCGGCGACACGGAGGTGGTCGTAGGGATCAAGTGCGAGATCGGCACACCCTACCCAGACTCCCCGAATTCTGGCGTGATGACGACGGCTGCCGAGATGCTGCCTATGGCGAGCCCCGACTTCGAAAAGGGACCGCCGAGCCAGAAATCGATCGAGCTCGCCCGTGTGGTCGACCGCGGCATCCGCGAGACCGAGACCATCGACTTCGACAAGCTCTGCATCGAGCCGGGCGAAAAAGTCTGGATGGTCTTCATCGACAGCCACATCCTCGACTACGACGGGAACCTCATCGACGCGTGCGCCCTCGGGGCGATGGCGGCCCTCATGACGGCGAAGGTGCCGAACATGAAGAAAGGCCTCAACATCCCTGACGTGCCGCTTCCCATCAACCACTGGCCGATAACGTGCACGGCGATGAAGATCGGAGACAAGATCGCCTTCGACCCGAGCCTCACCGAGGACCAGGTCGGATCACCGCGCCTTTCCGTCTCGATTGACGAGAACGGCGACATCCGGGCGATGCAGAAGGGAGAGGAAGGCGGCTTCACGAAGGAAGAGGTGAAGCACATCATCGCGATGTCGCGTGTCAAGGGCAACGACATCCGCAGGATGCTTCAAGACCACGTGAAAAGCCTGTAG
- the rpl37A gene encoding 50S ribosomal protein L37Ae, which translates to MAQRTKKVKSVGRFGARYGVSIRRRVREVEAKQRLYHACPGCGALKVKRVSTSIWQCRKCDYKFAGGAYIPDTPAGKIVFRTIRDILEGRKPVPIVVEEATDR; encoded by the coding sequence ATGGCCCAGAGAACGAAGAAGGTCAAATCGGTCGGCCGTTTCGGCGCCCGGTACGGTGTGTCGATCCGGCGCCGCGTGCGCGAGGTCGAGGCAAAGCAACGGCTCTACCACGCGTGTCCCGGGTGCGGAGCATTGAAGGTGAAACGCGTCTCGACTTCCATCTGGCAATGCAGAAAGTGCGACTACAAGTTCGCCGGTGGGGCCTACATCCCGGACACGCCGGCCGGAAAGATAGTGTTCCGCACGATCCGCGACATACTGGAAGGGCGAAAACCCGTCCCGATAGTCGTAGAGGAGGCGACGGACCGATGA
- a CDS encoding DNA-directed RNA polymerase subunit P → MNYRCGRCRKPVEFDANNIGMRCPYCGSKVFYKERPTVAKKVKAF, encoded by the coding sequence ATGAACTACCGTTGCGGCCGCTGCAGGAAACCCGTAGAGTTCGACGCGAACAACATCGGCATGCGCTGCCCCTACTGCGGCTCGAAGGTGTTCTACAAGGAGCGCCCGACGGTCGCAAAGAAGGTCAAGGCGTTCTGA
- a CDS encoding prefoldin subunit beta yields the protein MGMSADDLPPQMRQQLQRLQQMQQQAQMIIQQRLQLEMQVRELDKTLEELEKIASDAPIYRSAGALLVRAKGRDEVKTELGEEKETAEVKLQSLKKQEAKVKESLTALQSELQSALNSLQQGAGGSTPRPAAPAGTPAGSSRRSSKQ from the coding sequence ATGGGGATGTCCGCGGACGACCTCCCCCCGCAGATGCGCCAACAGTTGCAGCGCCTCCAGCAGATGCAGCAACAGGCGCAGATGATAATCCAACAGCGTCTCCAACTCGAGATGCAGGTGCGCGAACTCGACAAGACGCTCGAAGAGCTGGAAAAGATCGCAAGCGATGCGCCGATCTACCGCTCGGCCGGGGCGCTCCTGGTGCGCGCCAAGGGCCGCGACGAGGTGAAGACGGAGCTTGGCGAGGAGAAGGAGACGGCCGAAGTCAAGCTCCAATCCCTCAAGAAACAGGAGGCGAAGGTGAAAGAGAGCCTCACGGCGCTACAAAGCGAACTCCAGTCCGCATTGAATTCGCTCCAACAGGGCGCGGGCGGGTCCACGCCGAGGCCCGCGGCTCCGGCAGGGACCCCTGCGGGTTCGTCGCGGCGTTCTTCCAAGCAGTGA